Proteins encoded together in one Triticum dicoccoides isolate Atlit2015 ecotype Zavitan chromosome 7B, WEW_v2.0, whole genome shotgun sequence window:
- the LOC119335171 gene encoding glutathione S-transferase 4-like: MAAAVKVYGWAMSPFVARPLLCLEEAGVDYELVPMSREAGDHRQPDFLARNPFGQVPVLEDGDLTLFESRAIARHVLRKYKPELLVGDGSPESASTVDMWLEVEAHQHHPVLVAITMQCLVAPLLGNAPDQAVLDENLGKLGKVLEVYEARLSASKYLAGESVSIADLSHFPMMRYFMETEYAALVEESPHVKAWWEELKARPAARRVTEFMPPDFGLGKKAEK; encoded by the exons atggcggcggcggtgaaggtgtACGGGTGGGCGATGTCGCCGTTCGTGGCGCGCCCATTGCTGTGCCTGGAGGAGGCAGGCGTCGACTACGAGCTCGTCCCCATGAGCCGCGAGGCCGGCGACCACCGCCAGCCGGACTTCCTCGCCAGGAACCCCTTCGGCCAGGTGCCGGTTCTCGAGGACGGCGACCTCACTCTCTTCG AATCGCGGGCAATCGCGAGGCACGTGCTTCGCAAGTACAAGCCGGAGTTGCTGGTAGGCGACGGCTCGCCGGAGTCGGCGTCCACGGTCGACATGTGGCTGGAGGTGGAGGCCCACCAGCACCACCCCGTGTTGGTCGCCATCACGATGCAGTGCCTCGTCGCCCCGCTCCTCGGCAACGCGCCGGACCAGGCCGTCCTCGACGAGAACCTCGGGAAGCTGGGGAAGGTGCTGGAGGTGTACGAGGCACGGCTGTCGGCATCCAAGTACCTCGCCGGGGAATCGGTCAGCATCGCCGACCTCAGCCACTTCCCGATGATGCGCTACTTCATGGAGACCGAGTACGCGGCGCTGGTAGAGGAGAGCCCCCATGTCAAGGCGTGGTGGGAGGAGCTCAAGGCGAGGCCGGCGGCCAGAAGGGTGACGGAGTTCATGCCGCCTGACTTTGGGCTTGGAAAGAAGGCAGAGAAGTGA